In Ornithorhynchus anatinus isolate Pmale09 chromosome 5, mOrnAna1.pri.v4, whole genome shotgun sequence, the DNA window GATAATGGTGTATGTACTCCGAGTTCAATCATCTGAATCTAAAAAGGATGAATCGGTAATCTCTCCCACTTACCTCACGTCGTTGCCACCATGGGCAAATGATCCAAAACAGGCTGTAAGAACTTGCAGAAAATGAAAAAGCAGGTGGACTTGAGAtgtatctttctcctccttctcctcttccatcacGGGAAGATCCTGGGGTTGGCTGGGGTCAGTCAGCTCGGATGCCAACTTCATTTCCACACCTCCTTCTTCTGCTTCTATCTCGGCTTCAGCGACGGCATTGCAATAGCTGGAGTAGCTGTCATACCGCAGTCTCTTTTTAGAATAGGACACTGTGTCACCTACTAACTTTTCACTATCCTCCGGTGCTGCTGAGGCGTCAGCAGCTTTGAAGGAGGAATGTACTGGCATCCCACAGATGGCAGCGGTATAACACGTGTAGCTGTTATTACGCCGCAGCAGTTTATAATTGTTTTCTTGAGGAGGTTTCTCATCGATTCCCCTGTCTACGTGGATTTTGTGCAGTAAGTCCTTGTAGAGCCCTGAGTCTTTGTGTACTGTGTGATATACCTGACCGTCGCTCCTCATGTGGCCATCAAAACTGAACGTGCCATTGGAGACAGGTGATTTCACAGTGCCGTGGGTCATGGAAAAAGCCCTCCCTGAGAAATTACAAAAACAAAGACACTTTCATTTGTTGATGCTttccaaaatgggaattgaggacGCTCTTTGATGAAGTAGATGGCAAAGTGCATTCATTACAAATGAGAGTGCAAAGCTGTGGAAACGCTACATAACTGTTTTTCATGTTAAGAGGCTTAGTCAAAGCAGAGAGCGCTTCCCTAGAATCAATATTAGTAACTTTCCGGGAAATTGGTCCACCCCCTCCCATTTTTATGATAGTGATTGTTTACCACGGAGCCCTGCTATTTTATAGTACTGCTTTTCAAGTCCTGTAGACACAAAGATTAAACCCAGACTGGTGCTGCATACCAGCCCTCCAAAACCTTGAAATCTaaacttactaagggccaagtcTGGCACATGTTAAAGATATTTCCTCTTCCTGATTAAGTACCTGACAGGCATTTCCACTAGTAAAAAGAACTTAGGAAAAACACGTGACAAATAACGCACACTACTTCTGATCAAAACTGCCATTAAAAAGGGCGACTctgatcaatcaacggtatttactgagtgcctactgggtgtgcacggcactgtaaaaactacttgggagagtacaatacaacggagtcggcagacacgatccccgcccaataaaGCTAGACAGAGTAAACATACCCCAGAAATGTTCAGCAGACActcaggaggagagatgagactCCTTAGGCTCTTACCATAAGGCACCCGGGGGTGGCTTCCGTTCACTATGCCCTCCGAAACCCCGGGGTCTTCAGCGATTGAGCCAGTGAGGGGCACTGTGCTGTCATCATTTGCTTTGGCACCTGGTAATTCTTTGAAGACTGGGGTTTCCTCTTCTTGAATCTTATCGAGGCTTTCATGGGATATTCTTGACAGGGCAGCTTCTTTCTTTAATTTACCTAAAAGAAACAGTTTCAACCATCACCTGGTCCTTCAAAAGATGATACAGCCAAGGGAATCTGGCTGATCTAGAAGTTAATTTCAAAAATGGGGGGATACAATTTTATTCAAAATCTTTCTTGTTTCCTTTGGCCCTTACTtgggaacaaagcaaaacaaggccCAGTCTATGAAGCGAAATGAAGAAATTAtccatataaaatataaaataaaatctcaGTAGAAGTCTATTACTGAGATGGGTATGGGTGTGTGCACATGCATGTGTGTGGGTGCGTTTGTGTTTTTCTGGATTATCCAGATAGATAGCATATCACATAAATTGCTCAACTCCCCATTTGGGGTGGCTTGAGAAGACACCACCATGGATTCTTGGGGTGGGTGGTCAGACCATTAAGAGTATGTCATTAGGGTTTCTGCTGGTCAGGTGGTGAAATCagactgctgggtgacattgTCGGTAACCTTACACCTGGGCCTGTTCCAGTGAACCAAAGGACTGATCAGAGGGTCTGGGCCAGGCTACGAATGGCCCTAAGAGATGTGTTTGGGACTCAATCTGCATTAGGCTGTACCTTTCTGCCTTACAGAAGAGTTTGGAGTCCCACCTAGGTTTCTGCTAGACTCAAGGACTGTTCTTGAATCCTACCTGGGAGACACTAGCCCAGAAACACCCccagagatggagatttgggagggtggggatggggaggctgaACTGTCCTAGCTTCCTGAAGTTGCCCTGCACCTCCCCAGCTCTATCCCCTGAGGTCTATCTAGGCTACTCCTGGTAGCTGGTGATAACTAATAACAGTACGGGCAAGCAGTCAGACTGTGGGGTTTCGGCATACCAACCATTCGGTTAACTGGCACTGTTGGCAGATCTGGGCAGGTTCAGTTGGCTCAGCTTGCCATGACTTCTGGACTTCTGCACCAGTCTGAATCTACAGAGACATATGTCTACCATGGCGGGGAGGAGGttgtgagaaggaggaggaggtaaagcACAGTCTGAAAGCAGCAGATGGCCTCCTTCACTCCCCATTGCCTTTCCTTCACCTCAATCGCTTCCTCTGCTCTCTTTTGGGGGTAAGTATTGCTTATTCAAGGCTAGAGATACTAATTTTGAATTTGATTTGGCTTATTAATAAACTGACTAAAACAACCATCCAGACATCAGGTGGATTTCAGGAATGGTGGACAACGACCATCACTATGGTCACAGTGGGAAAATTCATTTCTGAGATGAAGAATGGAGGTGAACTGTCTCCTTCACTCTCTATAGTACAAAACTGTTCATCCCTCACaatgatggaggaggaagagggaggaagcaaaGCAATTTCAAGGAGGCAGCAAAAATTATGAAGCAAAAGAAAACTAGGGAAGGACTGAGGGTGGGCGGGGCAGGGCTTCAGACAGAAGGAAGTTATTTAAAGCTTGAATTCAAAGGATCCTGGAACTAGATGAATATTAGAAATCAAAAGAACATATATGTTCTTACCTGctattttcctcttcatccaagggCATACAACCAACCACACAAAAATAGCAAATAAAACAGCCACACCCACTGAAATTAGAGCTATTGCCCATATAGGAAGAACCAGACCCAGCACTGTGAAACAAACAAAATGACATTGTTTTATGCTTTCACATAGGTTCAAATTTCATAATAACATACTTTCTGACTGTGAAGTTTACAATGCCTCAACTGGGTTGTGattttaaaaaacatttcaaCTGAAAAGCTAATTTTTTTGCATGGCAGTCAGTACTTTTTGAGTAAGAGTATTGCTCATCCAAGGCATAAGAAACCCTTTGAACTGAACTTGGATTATTCACAAATGGACTACAAAACCAGAGTACTATAAATTCTGATATTAACCTAACAACATGTTCAAATAGAAATGTTATCATTTACATGTGCACAGAACACCAGATTCATGACTGGCCAGAAGATGAATCAAGCAATTGTTTTCCTGCAATTAACTAAGTTgaagtctgaaattctgctcatCTTTAATTTACTGCTGCTTCTTTTGGTTtctactaagactgtaagcccatcaatgagcagggattgtctctatctgttgccaaattgtacattccaagcggttagtacagtgctctgcacatagtaagtgatcaataaatactcctaAATGAATAATAAGAAATAGTCAATCTGACCACTTATACAGACTTTCATTCTTAAACTACCTTTGAAATAAAAGGCTTTTAAATTCTAAGGACTTCAAATTCCCACTCCACCTGTAGAATATTAGCCATttatggaattagaacacagcaaAACTGCTTTTGATTTGATATGAAAATGCCACTTTCAGGTAATCACTATGTGGgattttgtgtgtgagtgtgttggaACTGGGTTCATTTTTCAGGCTACAAATATGAATATCCACCCTCACCCCACACATGGGGGGAAATGTTCAATTTAGGTAAAAATTAATAGGCAACACTTTGGAATTTGGGCTTAAGGTAATTCAgactttaaaaaaattacaattcTACTCTGTGTTTGAGCCCTTTACAGGAAATGCTATTATAATGGTAACTGTTGTtggacagatattaaaaccaAAGCTTGGTTTCAGTGTTAGGAGTGCTGGCAGTCTTCtagaaatgagagaaaaaaatggaGGCTGTCATCTACTTACTCACTTTAAGCACATTATCAAAATGACTTACAAATTTCACTTAGGTTGCAATAGTGAAGTGTCTTTTTTATCAGCAATATATCTCTTTCAATAAAGGGATTGGCAATCAACTAATAAACTTacctttgaaaattaaaaaaattcttAGAATGGAATTTCAAGACTGTCATTAGTGTTTCCCTTTATGATTTTCCCATTTaactttttgccttttttttttaatggcattaaagtgcttactacatgctcacctccttcaggaggtcttcccagactaagcctccattttcctcagctccccctcccttccgcatcacctctactcgctcctttgctcttccctccctccccgccccacagcccttgtataTATAaagtacatgtctataattttatttatattaatgcctgtttacttgttttgatgtgtatatatatatatatagttttatttatattgatgctattgatggcagtttacttgttttgatgtctgtctccccccttctagaccctgagcccgttgaGAGGAGGAAGTGTTTCTgttgcgaattgtactttccaagtgcttagtttggtgctctgcgcacagtaagtgctcaataaatacaattgaatgaatgaataaatgaatgccaggcactgtttctaagcaatgggtaggacacagtcttctTGTGTCTTACTAGGCAGAAGAGGATACTCCAGATGTTAAAAAAAAGATCACCAGACTGTTCCCCCAAATCAAACATCTCCTCACTCTCTGGTCCTCTGGCCCAGTGTGCCTAGCTTCAGATTGCATTACTTTCAAAGAGTAGCTACTTCAGAAGGAACGAAAGATGAAACAACTCACTCAGTTTCTCTCCTAAAGCAACTGCCCCAAACTCCTCGGCAAGAACAGGCCAATGTGAGCTGAGAACGCTTCCAGATTTACTGGAGGGTTGGCTGAACGTCCAAAGACAAGTACCAGTGATTGTACAAATTTAAAATGTGATGTCCCATTAAGTGTAGAATGATTAAATACTAACTGAAGGAGCCGTCTGCTACCCGACCCAcattctctcccaaccactcagtatagtgctctgtacacagtaagtgctcaaatatgattgactgacccccTTCTCCAATTTACTGTTCAATCAAGCATGGGATGTGGGTATGGTGTGAGGAAGGGAGGCTGAGAGTCGAGAAGGAGCCATTCAGCAGGTTCAGGGAAAAATCTCATCCCTGCTCAGCTGACTGGCAGCCCAGAGATCTGtccagctcccccgccccccacacgcTATGGTATTCAGCTGGGccggggggtaataataataataatgttggtatttgttaagcgcttactatgtgcagagcactgttctaagcactgggggagatacagggtaatgaggttgtcccacgtgaagctcacagtcttaatccccattttatagatgagggaactgaggcacagagaagtgaagtgacttgcccatagtcacacagctgacaagtggcatagctgggattcgaacctgtgacctctgactcccaagcccatgctcatcccactgagccacgctgctttcctagggAGTGTCACCGGAGGACTATCAAGTGTGCTCCCCCATAACCTACTTCTGAGAAGTGATTGAAACAAGGAAGGGGAAGTGACAAGAAACAAAAGGGCAAGAAGAGGCCCAAAAAATGAGCATAAAGAAGGTGAGGGGGGAGAAcccattcgctcacatggcttcaactaccacctctatgcagatgatacccaaatctacatctccagccctgatctctctccctctctgcagtctcacatttcctcctgccttcaacacatctctactcggatgtcctcccatcacctccagcAATGTCTAAGacagaatttatcttcccacccaaacccagtcctcccccttactttcccatcactgtagacggcaccgccatccttcctgtctcacatgcccataaacttggtgttttcctcgactcctctttctccttaaacccacatattcaatccatcactaaatcctgttggctccaccttcacaacatcacctcctttcctttctatccaaactactaccatgttaatccaagcacttatcctatttcaccttgattgctgtatcagcctccttgctgacctccctgacttctgtctctccccattctggtccatacttctctctgctgcttggatcattttcctataaaagcattcagatcatgtttccctactcttcatgaaactccaatggctgcccatccaccttcacatcatacaaaaactcctcaccattggctttaaagcactccatcacctagccccctcctacctcatctcgctatcctctcactataacccaacccacttccctcccctaatGCTAATATTCCTACTGTACCtggttctcatctatctcaccaccgacctctggcccacatcctgctctggcctggtatgtcttattgaaggcacatgtgctccaagaggccttccctgattgaaccctcctttcctttactcccactccctgctttgtctccctgacttgcttcctttgttcatcccccctctcagctccccatatcagtaatttatttatttatattaatgtctatttccccctctagactgtaacttcactgtgggcagggaatgtgtctgtttattgctatattgtactctccctagtgcttagtacagtgccttgcatacagtaagtgctcaataaatacgaatgagtgaatgaagggtgaAGTGATTTAGTGAGATGAAGATgagcagaaagagaggaggaagaactaTAATAGAGACTGTACCTATCAATTAGGCAATTACCTAAGTCAAAGCAGAATGaaagaataagcacttagaaatgtcAGTATTCAGCAAAGTGGATAAAGTTAGTCTTCCTGTCTTTCCACATCGTATCAAATATAATATAGACATTGAAATCCAATATTGTGGATGTAAAATAATTTAGCAAAACTGTAAAACATCTGAACATACAATCAGAACACTTGTGTAAAACCTTAAAGCTCTTATAAAAAGCCAAATTACCCAGAGGTAAATATGTATCAGAAATGCTCTCCACGGGAGCAGCTTTCTTCTGAGAAACTCAAATTATATTTCAAATAACCACACCTCAACACCCAAGAAGTTTCAAGAGCATCACTGTGTTCAGGGCTAGGCAAAGTAGAGCAGGGCCTTAGttgtcccaagtcacccagcaaaaaGGAGCTCCCAGAATCCAGGACTTCAGTTCTATTTTTAGCCACTAAATCCCATTTCAACTCAAATTCCTTAAATTGCTTTGAATAACAAAGTTAGGATGAATGGTGATCTAGTACTAATTTCAACAAGCTTTATAATTAACATTTCAtgacaaagtgagaagcagcgtagcccagtggaatcagaggacctggtgtctaatctcaactctgccacatgtctgctgtgtcaccttgggcaagtcacttcacttctctctgtctcagttacctcaaatggggattatgactgtgatccctatgtaggacatggaccgtgcccaacctgagtagtttgtatctagtccaacacttagaacagtgcccagcacataagtgcttcagtcattcaatactatttattgagtgcttactgtgtgcagagcactgtactatgcgcttaggTGAGtgcagcaataagcagacacattccctgcccacaacaagtttacaaagCGCTCTAGACGAGCTTCCATTCtagttaaataccattaaaaaaaggtgcctgtgaaaaggagggggaggggaaagagctgtTTTTTTTCTGATTGAAGACGCTAATACTGGTGGGGAGACAGCATTTATGAGTTTGAGTCTTGTTGTACTCTTGCAGTGTGCCCAAGAAAATGCAGCACATCATCTTCTCTGGTCACTGAACAGTTACTAAGGATGTTGCTGAATGCCACTGCTGGTCGTGCCCTCAGCCCAAATCTGCCCAGATTTCCTAGGATTTGGTTTAAGGTTAGGAGGAGTAGAAGGGAAAGATAAATCTTACCACTAATAGGATGCGTGTTTGAATTGTTGCCATAATGGCACTGAGTTATCCACACTCTCTCATCAGATACCCCTGTGCCCTGCTTTAGAGTGATTTCTGCCTTGCAAGTCTCGATTTGGAAATTACAATAAATACgaaaatcctctagactataagctccttattggtcagggaacatgtctaccaactctgctgtactgtactcttccaagtgctcagcacagggtctgcacacagtaagggttcaataaatattactgattgattgatacattgtTACAGGGAGATGCCGGCAAGTCCTTATCTGGGGGGTGTTGGCATTCTTTCTATGATCTCTGGGGACGATAGGAGTGCCAATTCTATGATGGGGGGATTGAAGGTCAGTTAATGTAATTTAAAATGCTGGTTTTTCTGAACttcaattcctttttttcccatAAGCCTCTCAATGCCTTCACTAGTCAAGTGGCTCAAaaatatcaatcaagcaataatcCTTTCTGGACAGATGTAACCACTGACAACAATGCTGTCTGCTTCTACAGTGGGTTCAGTTCATCGAACTGTGTACTGTGTTTGAAAAAATATCTGTAAAAATGACCCATGAGATTTGATTCTTCTCTTGCCAAAACACTACAGTTTGTAAAACAGACTTAGCACTTGGTATTAGTCAGATCTCTTAGGGAAACATTATTTAAGAGCcttggggaaaaaacaacaacacaggaACACAGAATACACTGTACGGGAGGCAAAGGTCCTGAATGGTGTATAACTAGGGGAGATGGAATTTGGCAGTCCATCTGGTTCCTCTGAGAAATACGTAATGTATTCCGGTACTTACTACTTTAGACAATGAACGAGAAACAGAGCCCTTGCATTGAAAAGAACTGTTCATTAACAATAGACTGAAAATTTTTACCCAATTAAGGAAAACAATTTAGGCCCCCAGTTATTTTTAGTAAACACACATCTTCTTTTAGGGCAAAATGCAGAAGTAATATGTCTAAAGCACTAACTTGGATGAATACTTTACTAGAGGAAGGTCAGGTCCAATGACAAAGTAAACTAAATCAATCTAAAACCCTATGACCATAAACACATTACCCTCCGTTAACTTCAAgatatttttaaatggaaaaacctGGGAAATTAGAACAACCTAGTATAACGACCTCACAGGCCTCATTCAATTCACCCCAAGGAGCAAAATTGCTCCTTATCAGAAGTTCtcaaaatgggaagcagtgtggcctcgtggaaagagaatgggcctgggaatcaaaggaactgggtcctaatcccagctctgcaacttttctgccatatgatcctgggcaagtcacatagcttctctgtgcctcagtttcctcgcctgtaaaatggggactgaatacctgttctccctcttacttcttcaatagtatttattgagcgcttactatgtgcagagcactatactaagcacttggaatgaacaagttggcaacagatacagtccctgccatttgacgggcttacagtctaatcaggggagacaggcagacaagaacaatggcaataaatagagtcaaggggaagaacatctcgtaaaaacaatggcaactaaatagaatcaaggcgatgtacatttcattaacaaaataaatagggtaatgaaaatatatacagttgagcagacgagtacagtgctgaggggatgggaagggagaggggaggagcagagggaaatgggggaacaagagagtttagctgtggagaggtgaagggggggagtctTACTTAGACTCGGAGCTccctatgggtcagggactatgtctaacctgattatcctctacttaccttggcacatagtaagtgtttaacaattgtcacaatttatttttataactattgtgaggttttttttttaaaaactttttggATATTTCTTTAAGGTATAAAACAAAATACCTTTCATCAAGTGAAAGAAATACCCCATCAATAACTGGGCAGATTCTTCaaaaccttgggtgagtccatgtccctcattctCTGACCCTAGGAAGGaatcagcatggcacagtggatagagcacgggcctgggagtcagaagggcataggcactaatcccagctctgtgacttgtctgttgtgtggccttgggcaagtcactttacttctccatatctcagttacctcactgtaaaacggggattaagagtgtaatccccatgtgggacagggactgtccaaactgatttgcttgtattcaccccagtgcttagtacagtgcctggcacacagtaagctcttaacaaataccacaattattattatcattggagaCATGGCTGACCCCGACTCCAGAATCATATCTAAGAATCCCTTCCTCTTCTTGCAGCCGTGATCATAGAGCCACAACAGACTATCTTCAGCCTTTAGTTTgaagaaaagttaaaaaaaaacgaGTTTTTTTATTAAAGAGACAATGGAGGTGATGTCTGGGTCCTTATGGAGGCACGAACTGCAGATAAACTATCAATGTCAAACCTAAAATAGTCATCAGCATACATAGCTCAGTTAATGCTGGGACCCAGAAAAAGGTTTAACTTGTTTGGGTTCTAAAAACAAGGTAGAAGATattcaagcaaataataatagtagcactaGTACATTCCAGCATCAGTGGAAAGTGGTatagcctaatggagagagaatgggcctgggagtcagaaggacctgggttctaatctcagctcctccacctgtctgctgtgtgaatttaggcgtcacttcacttatctgtgcctcagttccctcatctgtaaaatggggattaagcctgtgagtcccacataggacacggaatgtgtccaacccgattatcttgtatctaccccagcgcttagtacagtgactggcccatagtaagcacttaacaaataccataagggggGAAAAGTGGACAAAATCTGATATAGTAGTTAGAGAAAATCCAAGCAGAGTAGCAAGCTCCTGAGAGACCATCAAAAGTTGGTAAAGTTGCTTTTCCTTCAGCTTTTTCCAGAGCTTCATGGGACCTGCTTTGCTTCCAAAATGCCCACATCTAGGAACATTGGCTCCTCAAGCCAacaagaaaaataatttaaatctCTGTTGTTCACCTCAATTTGGGTAAACAATCAAATATTCGTGGTAATTTCCTGTCTATAGATGCAATTCTGGAAGTCAATTGCCTGCTTTACCTCTGTAACTttgaaaaacagagaaaaaagaaaattcaacAAGAAGAACAAATGTTGAAAAAtgaacataaaaaaataaataaaataaattgtggtatttgttaagtgcttactatgtgcaaagcactgttctaaacactgggggatacaaggtgatcaggttgtcccaagtggggctcacagttttaatccccatttgacaggtgaggtaactgaggcacagagaagttaagtaataataataataataatgttggtatttgttaagcgcttactatgtgccgagcactgttctaagcactggggtagacacaggggaatcagattgtcccacgtggggctcacagtcttaatctccattttacagatgagggaactgaggcacagagaagttaagtgacttgcccacagtcacacagctgacaagtggcagagctgggattcaaactcatgacctctgactccaaagcccatgcgtgactgagccacgctgcttctatggtgcccaaggtcacacagctgttcaAAGGGTGCCACAGTACAAAAAGGCATTTTGTAAAGTATCATGAGCAATTATTTTACTAACATTAGATTTtgcattaagcatttagtacagtgctttgcgtgcagtaagcactcaataaatatgattgaatgaatgcaatcagtacggtcctgtactaagccttgaTGTAATTACAAAAAGATAGTTTGAGGTCCAAAACAGCTGAGGCAACATTTAAGGGTCATCAACTCCCAAAGTGCTTCCATCCTCTTGGATGTTGTCAGTTATGGGACTAGTCAGAATAACCACCATAGAGATTTCTACA includes these proteins:
- the SLC20A2 gene encoding sodium-dependent phosphate transporter 2 isoform X4, which gives rise to MAMDDYLWMVILGFIIAFILAFSVGANDVANSFGTAVGSGVVTLRQACILASIFETTGSVLLGAKVGETIRKGIIDVNLYNETVETLMAGEVSAMVGSAVWQLIASFLRLPISGTHCIVGSTIGFSLVAIGTKGVQWMELVKIVASWFISPLLSGFMSGVLFVLIRIFILKKEDPVPNGLRALPVFYAATIAINVFSIMYTGAPVLGLVLPIWAIALISVGVAVLFAIFVWLVVCPWMKRKIAGKLKKEAALSRISHESLDKIQEEETPVFKELPGAKANDDSTVPLTGSIAEDPGVSEGIVNGSHPRVPYGRAFSMTHGTVKSPVSNGTFSFDGHMRSDGQVYHTVHKDSGLYKDLLHKIHVDRGIDEKPPQENNYKLLRRNNSYTCYTAAICGMPVHSSFKAADASAAPEDSEKLVGDTVSYSKKRLRYDSYSSYCNAVAEAEIEAEEGGVEMKLASELTDPSQPQDLPVMEEEKEEKDTSQVHLLFHFLQVLTACFGSFAHGGNDVSNAIGPLVALWLIYEQGGVLQESPTPVWLLFYGGVGICTGLWIWGRRVIQTMGKDLTPITPSSGFCIEVMSALTVLVASNVGIPISSTHCKFRKWTNQMKA
- the SLC20A2 gene encoding sodium-dependent phosphate transporter 2 isoform X3, whose amino-acid sequence is MAMDDYLWMVILGFIIAFILAFSVGANDVANSFGTAVGSGVVTLRQACILASIFETTGSVLLGAKVGETIRKGIIDVNLYNETVETLMAGEVSAMVGSAVWQLIASFLRLPISGTHCIVGSTIGFSLVAIGTKGVQWMELVKIVASWFISPLLSGFMSGVLFVLIRIFILKKEDPVPNGLRALPVFYAATIAINVFSIMYTGAPVLGLVLPIWAIALISVGVAVLFAIFVWLVVCPWMKRKIAGKLKKEAALSRISHESLDKIQEEETPVFKELPGAKANDDSTVPLTGSIAEDPGVSEGIVNGSHPRVPYGRAFSMTHGTVKSPVSNGTFSFDGHMRSDGQVYHTVHKDSGLYKDLLHKIHVDRGIDEKPPQENNYKLLRRNNSYTCYTAAICGMPVHSSFKAADASAAPEDSEKLVGDTVSYSKKRLRYDSYSSYCNAVAEAEIEAEEGGVEMKLASELTDPSQPQDLPVMEEEKEEKDTSQVHLLFHFLQVLTACFGSFAHGGNDVSNAIGPLVALWLIYEQGGVLQESPTPVWLLFYGGVGICTGLWIWGRRVIQTMGKDLTPITPSSGFTIELASAFTVVIASNVGLPVSTTHCKFRKWTNQMKA
- the SLC20A2 gene encoding sodium-dependent phosphate transporter 2 isoform X5 codes for the protein MAMDDYLWMVILGFIIAFILAFSVGANDVANSFGTAVGSGVVTLRQACILASIFETTGSVLLGAKVGETIRKGIIDVNLYNETVETLMAGEVSAMVGSAVWQLIASFLRLPISGTHCIVGSTIGFSLVAIGTKGVQWMELVKIVASWFISPLLSGFMSGVLFVLIRIFILKKEDPVPNGLRALPVFYAATIAINVFSIMYTGAPVLGLVLPIWAIALISVGVAVLFAIFVWLVVCPWMKRKIAGKLKKEAALSRISHESLDKIQEEETPVFKELPGAKANDDSTVPLTGSIAEDPGVSEGIVNGSHPRVPYGRAFSMTHGTVKSPVSNGTFSFDGHMRSDGQVYHTVHKDSGLYKDLLHKIHVDRGIDEKPPQENNYKLLRRNNSYTCYTAAICGMPVHSSFKAADASAAPEDSEKLVGDTVSYSKKRLRYDSYSSYCNAVAEAEIEAEEGGVEMKLASELTDPSQPQDLPVMEEEKEEKDTSQVHLLFHFLQVLTACFGSFAHGGNDVSNAIGPLVALWLIYEQGGVLQESPTPVWLLFYGGVGICTGLWIWGRRVIQTMGKDLTPITPSRWARWWQWAGSVRGRPSTGISSETSLLPGL